A region of the Leptospira noumeaensis genome:
CAAAAAAGATTGTGAATCCAATGGAAAACTGGTGCGGGGACGTAAATGTTGCCAGGTTACCGATCCTGAGTTTAACAAAATAGAGGCGGACTTACACAATATTGTCCCTGTCCCAGGTGAAATCAATGCGGATCGGGGAATCTTTTCTTATGGGGAAATCGAAGGAGAAGAAAGGAATTACGGATTATGTGATTTTGAAATCAACTTCAAAGAACAAACAGCAGAACCAAAACCTAACATTCGTGGAGACATTGCCCGAACTTATTTTTATATGGAGTGGAAGTATGGAATTGCAGTTCCTGAAAATAGAAGGGAACTCTATGAATCTTGGAACAAATTAGACCCACCCGATACATTTGAAATTAGGAAAAATGAAATCATTGAAAAGATTCAAAAAGTAAAAAACCCATTCATTGATTGAATCTCAAACTACATTCCGATTCTAAAAAATTACGAAAAACCATCATCCGCCGAGACGGTGTTCTATTGTTCGGATGAACCGCCCAAACATTACCAAAATTTTCCAAAGGATATCCACCTAGTATGGGAATGAGTTTCCCGCTTTGCACTGCCTCCTCTATATCCCAAAAAGATCTAATAAGAACTCCTTTTCCCTTGATCCCCATTTGCACCAAACTTGCCGCATCGTTTGATAAAAAATTTCTTATCCGACTGACATCATTCAAACTAAGATTGGTTCCGGAAAAATGAAGAACCTTATGTAAATCCAAATACAAAAGATTATGGGTTTCTAAATCTTTTGGTGAAAGGATTGGTTTATGAGCTTTGATATACGAGGGACTAGCTACAATAGAGATTCGATTTTTAAATAACTCCGTTCCCAGTAAACCAGAAGGAACTTCCATTCCCACACGAATTCCGATATCGATGGATTCTTCCATAAGATCAAGCAAACTATCGGTGACGATGAGTTGGATGGTAATTTTAGGATTTTCTTCTTGGAACTTATCTATGATTTCAGATATAAAATTCTGAGACATGGAACTCACACAAGTCACCCGAAGTGTTCCCTCTAACTCATCTTTGTTGGTTAGAGAATTTTCTAGTTCTTTCACACTCTCAAGGACAGCGATCACTTTTTGAAATATGAGGTCTGCCTCCCTTGTGGGAATCACCTTTCTTGTGTTCCTATAAAATAACTGAGTGTTCCAAAGTTTTTCTAACCCTTGGATTCGTTTGGCCACAGCGGCCTTTGTCACCCCTAAGCGAGCGGCAACTTGGGTGAAACTTCGGTCTTGGACTACAAAAACAAAGGTTTTCAGGTCATCTAGGTCTCGAATATTCGAAATCATGACTCAATTGTAAACTAAATATATACAATAAGTCAATCAAATAGATAATTGAATATTTTTAATTTACAGAAATGGGATCTCAGAAAGACCGGGTGCTATGAATGCAATAGAAACCAACGGAATCACATTAGCCAGTCTAGTGTTACGAATCGCTATCGGAGCCAACCTGTTAGGGCATGGCATTGTTCGTATGGGAAACAAATATGAAATATTTCGGGATTGGATCAAAACACTTTTTTCTGATACCCCACTCCCGTCTGTTCTTATTTATACAATGGGATATATCATCCCTCCCATGGAACTTGTATTAGGTGTTCTTATCATTTTAGGGTGGAATACGAAGTGGAGTTTGGTATTGGCCAGTTTACTCATGTGTTCACTCATTTTTGGAATGTGTTTGCTTGAAAAATGGGAGATTGTTGGAATCCAAATGATTTATATGGTGTGTTATTTTTTAGCCCTAAGCTCAATAGAAAACCAAATCCTCTCCATTGATTCATTTTTAAAAACGAGGAATCTATGAGAACAATTGCCGCAGTATATGATCATAAAGAAAATAAACCAGTATTACGTTCTTTAGAAAAAGAGAAAGAACCTCTGGGAGAGTTTGATGTCCGAGTCCAAGTGATGGCGATCTCAGTCAATCCGGTTGATTATAAAATTAGGAATTCGATCTCATTAGAAAATCCTGGTCCTAGAATTTTAGGATGGGATGCAGCAGGTGTTGTTACAGAACTTGGTGCAAAAGTATCCACTTTGAAACTAGGAGACGAAGTTTTCTATGCGGGAGACATCAAACGACCAGGCAGTAATGCAGAATTTCAAGTAGTGGACGAGTGGATCGTTGGGAAAAAACCAAAAAACTTAAATTTTAAAGAGGCGGCATCCCTTCCATTAACAACGATTACAGCCTACGAATCCATTTTTGATAAATTAAAGTTAGACCCTTTCACAAAAAAGAATATTCTCATTGTTGCCGGCGGTGGTGGAGTGGGAAGTATCGCCATCCAAATCTTAAAGCAAAAAACAAAGGCCAATGTCATCGCCACAGCCTCCCGAGATGAATCGATCACTTGGGTCAAATCACTCGGTGCGGATCTAGTCGTGAATCCAAACAAAGATTACATGGAACAAATCCAAACTTTGGGATTAAACGGTGTCCATGAAGTCCTCCTCTTTAGTGATCCGAAAGACCATTTTGAAAATTTGGCCAAGGTGCTCCTTCCCTTTGGAAATATTTGTTCCATTGTGGAATCCGGCTCTCCCCTCAATATGAATCTTCTCAAGTCCAAAAGTAATGGGTATTTGAATGAGTTTATGTTTACTAGGTCTATGTTCCAAACAGAAGACCGTATCAGACAAAAACAATTGTTAGAAGAAATTGCAGGACTTGTGGAAAAAGGAAAAATCATTCCTACCAACCAAGTGGATTTGGGTGAGATGACAGAAGAGAGTCTAAACAAAGCACACGAACTTTTACAAACAGGAAAAACAATCGGTAAAATTGTACTCGGAGGAATGAGAAAATGAATACAGGTTTAAAAGATAAAAAAGTATTAGTGACAGGATCCACAAAAGGAATTGGATTCCAAACCGCCCTTGGTTTTGCAAAGGAAGGAGCAGAAGTTTTTATCCATGGTCGGTCGGACAAAGCGGTGGAAGCGGCTATATCCGAAATCAAATCCATCTTAGCAGATGCAAAATTAGGCGGAGTGTCCGCCGATTTGGCAACGGAAGAAGGAATCCAAAAACTAACCAAACAAATTCCGGATCTTGATGTCCTAGTCAACAATGCAGGATACTTCGAACCAAAACCTTTTTTTGAAATTTCGAGAGAGGATTGGAAAAAAATGTATGAAACCAATGTCTTAAGTGGCGCAGAACTCACACAAAATTATTTGCAAGGAATGTTAAAAAGAAACTCCGGTCGGATTATTTTTGTTTCGAGTGAATCGGCCCTCAACATTCCAGTAGAGATGGTGCATTACGGGATGAGTAAAACGGCTCAACTTTCCATTGCACGTGGGAGTGCCGAAGTTTGTAAGGGAACAAATGTTACAGTCAATTCTGTTTTGCCTGGTCCCACACTTTCCGAAGGGGTAGAAGAATTCATCGATGCCCTAGCCAAAGAAAAGGGAAAATCGAAGGATGAGATGGCAAGGGATTTCATCCGGGAAAATAGACCTTCTTCTCTTGCGGGAAGATTTGCCAAACCGGAAGAGATCGCAAACGTAATTGTTTTTTTGGCCAGTGACCTTGCTTCCATGATTAATGGAGCCTCTGTCAGAGCTGATGGTGGGGTTTATAAATCGATTTAAAATGGAAGGGAGGCGGCAGTTCTTTCTAAATTTGGGAAAAGAGATTTTGCTTCATTTACAGAAAACTGCCAAATTTCGATGCTGGAACCAGTATGAAAGAATATGACATCATTGTCATTGGTGCGGGCGCGGGAACCAAACTGGTCACCCCACCCTCCAAAATTGGCAAACGAGTGGCTGTGTTTGAAAAAGAAACCCCCGGCGGGACTTGCCTCAACCGAGGTTGTATCCCATCGAAAATGGTGATTTACCCTTCGGAACTCATTCGTCTCTCAGAGGGAACGGAAAAGTTTCCTGTATTTTTCAAAGAAAAACCCGTAGCCGATGTGACTCAAATATTCCAGCGAGTGAACGAAACAGTAAAACAAGATTCTGATTCCATTCCGATCGCCTACGACAAAAATCCAAATATAGATTATTATCCCAAACAAGTTCGGTTTATAGACAATCGGATTCTATCCGATGGCAAAGAAACTTATACCGCCAAACATATATTCATTGTTACAGGGACTAGACCCAATATCCCAGAAATTCCCGGATTAAAGGAAACTCCCTTTTGGACATCGAGAGAAGCTCTATCACCGGACAAGTTTCCGAAATCACTGATTATCATCGGTGCTGGATTTATCTCTTTGGAACTCGGAGCTGCCTATCAGGCTTACGGTTGCCAAGTGACAGGACTTACAAGAACAGACGTTTTGCGATCAGCCGATGGAGAGATCAAAAACGAATTAAACAAACATTTACCCTTCCCGATTGAATCTCATTACCAAATTGAAAAAATAGAACACAAAGATGGATTGTTTACCGTAACAGGAAAAACGGCAGACGGAAAATCTACAATTCATTCCGCCGAACGTCTGCTAGTAGCAACAGGAATCCGACCAAACACCGATGACTTAGGATTAGAACATACAAAGATCCAAACTAACTCGAGTGGCTATATCCAAGTGAGTGATACCTTAGAAACCACAGAACCTGGAATTTATGCCTTTGGTGATGTGATCGGTCGTTATTTTTTCAGGCATAGTGCCAACTTTGAAGGGGAGTATCTCTTTGACCATTTGTATGGAACAAAAACCAATCTTCCGATCCATTACCCACCGATGCCAGAAGCTGTCTTCACTCACCCGCAAATTGCCAGTGTGGGTTTTACAGAAGAAGAACTCATCCAAAAACAAATTCCTTATTACAAGGGAGTAAACCCTTATTCCTCCAGTGCAACCGGAATGGCTAGAATGTCCGATTCTGGTTTTGTGAAAGTTCTTGTTTCCAAGGAGACAGAACAAGTGATAGGTGCCCATATCATCGGGGACGAAGCAGCAAACCTCATCCACCAAATCCTTCTTGGTATGTATCTAAAGGCAAAGTTGGATGATTATTTAGGAATGATCTACATCCATCCCGCCATTTCTGAAATTACAAGAAATGCATTCCGTAAAGTAAAAGAAGAAAAACTAAAAGGGACAAAATGAAAAAGTTTTTATTCAATCGTTACGATAAAGAAACCTTAAAAAAACGTGTGGAAAGTGACACAAGGGAACGCCGAGTCATTTCCTTCTACCGATATGTAAAGATCGAAGACCCTCTTCAATTTCGAGATCAACTTTATGATGCCTTCGAGGATTTAGGAATTTTGGGAAGAATTTATTTAGCAAAAGAAGGAATCAATGCCCAATTTTCGATTCCCACTGAAAACTATGATTTACTTCGCACCGCAGTGGATTCCATTCCCGAACTAAACCAAATTTATTTTAACGATGCAGTGGAAGATAAAAAAGAAAGTTTCATCAAACTCGCCATTAAGGTTCGCAAAAAAATAGTGGCCGATGGTTTGGATGATTCCCAGTTTGATCCTTCTGATGTGGGAACCCACCTAACACCATTAGAATTTCATGATGCGTTACAAGAACCTGGGGTCATCGTTGTAGACCTTCGAAACAATTATGAATCAGAAGTGGGACATTTTGAAAATGCCATCCTTCCAGATGTGGGAACCTTTAGAGAAGAACTACCACTTGTAGAAGATCTTTTAAAAGAGGATAAGGACAAAAAAATCCTACTCTACTGCACAGGTGGAATTCGCTGCGAAAAAGCAAGTGCCTATTTAAAGTATAAAGGTTATTCTAAGGTGCACCAATTACAAGGTGGGATCATCAATTATGCCAAGGCTGTTCAAGATGCGGGAGTCCCTTCCAAATTCAAAGGTAAAAATTTTGTTTTTGATGACAGGTTAGGAGAAAGGGTAACGGATGATATCCTTACCGTTTGTTATGTTTGTGGGAAACCGAGTGACCGCCATACCAACTGTGCAAACCTCGGTTGCCATGTCCTTCTTGTCCAGTGTGAGGATTGTTCCAAAGAACTTCTAGGTTGTTGCTCTGAAGAATGTAAAAATATAATTTTGCTTCCCGAAGAAACACAAAAAAACCTAAGAAAAGAAAACATCAAAAACAAAAAGTACCCAACACACCACCTAACAAGAAAACTAGTAGGAAAATAAATGCAAAAATATGCAATCGAACTCGAAGGTTTAGAAAAAACATACGGGAGTGGAGTGAAGGCCCTTCGTTCCATCGACTTAAAAGTGGAAGCTGGAGATTTTTTTGCCTTACTTGGGCCAAACGGTGCAGGAAAATCTACGACCATAGGAATTTTGAGCTCTCTTATCAATAAAACAGGAGGGAAAGTCAAAATCTTCGGAACTGATATTGACACTCAACCTGACCTTGCCAAAAGCTTTCTTGGGATTGTTCCCCAAGAATTTAATTTTGGAATTTTTGAGGCAGTGGAACAGATTCTCATCAACCAAGCTGGTTTTTACGGTATCCCTTACAAAGAAGCCAAAGAAAAAGTAGAATACTATTTAGAAAAACTTTCACTTATCGACAAACGAAAGTCAGCCGCCGGCCAACTCAGCGGAGGCATGAAACGAAGGCTTATGATTGCACGTGCCCTTGTCCACGATCCAAAACTATTAATTTTAGATGAACCCACAGCAGGTGTAGACATAGAAATCCGTAGATCCATGTGGGATTTTTTAAAGGAACTGAACCAAGCAGGTAAAACCATCATCCTTACAACCCATTACCTGGAAGAAGCGGAATCTCTTTGTAAAAACATCGCAATCATTGACAAAGGGGAAATTGTCGAAAATACATCGATGAAAAAACTCCTCCACCGTTTGGACAAAGAAACCTTTATCATCGATTTGAAAAAATCCATCAAATCCAAACCCATGTCAAAAAAATTCAGCTGGGAATGGTTAGACGATCATAGTTTAGAAGTGCAATTGGATAAAAAAGAATCGGTAAACCAGCTATTTACGGAACTGACAAAACTAAACTTAGAAGTTTTGAGTCTTAGAAACAAATCCAACCGACTAGAAGAACTATTCTTATCATTAACAGGAAAAAACTAATTATGTGGAAACAAAACTTCACAGCCCTACATACCATTGTGAGAAGAGAATGGATTCGAATCATTCGGATTTGGGTGCAAACTCTTATCCCACCAGTCATTACGATGGCCTTATATTTTTTAATCTTTGGAGAACTTGTCGGACGCCAAATTGGAAAAATTGGAGATTTTACTTATATTGAATTCATTGTACCTGGACTCATTATGATGAGTGTCATCACGAATTCTTATAACAATGTGGTATCTTCATTTTTCTCAAGTAAGTTCCAAAGAAACATTGAAGAGTTACTCGTATCCCCCACATCACCTTATACAATCGTCATTGGTTATACGTTTGGTGGAGTGGTTCGAGGTATCTTTGTGGGAATTTTAGTCACCCTCACTTCCCTGTTTTTTACAAACCTTAGATTCCATAATCCTTTTGTGATCGTCATTACCATTCTGATGACTTCAATTTTGTTTTCTCTTGGTGGGTTTGCCAACGCCCTTTTTGCCAAAAAGTTTGATGATGTGACCATCATTCCCACTTTTATCCTAACCCCGCTCACTTACCTTGGCGGTGTGTTTTATTCGATAAAGAACTTACCTGAATTTTGGCAAACCGTTTCTTTTTGTAATCCAATTCTATATATGGTGAATTTATTTCGGTATGGGTTTATTGGTGTTACCGATGTAAATTTATACTTTTCTTTTGGATTCATCACTCTACTTTCAGGATTACTTTTTTGGATCAATGTGAGGTTAATGAAAATTGGTTATGGCATCAGAAACTAAAGAATCAAGACTCAGCAGGATGGAAAAAATCCTGAAGGAAAAGTTCCGACCAAGTTCCCTTTCCCTTCGAGACGTATCCCTCGAACATGCGGGGCATCCCGGAATGACTAAAGATTCGAAAGAAACTCATTTCCGTTTGCAAATGGTGTCCTCGTTATTTTCCGGAAAATCCACTGTCGAAAACCACCGATTGGTCTACGCCGAACTCGGAGAAGAATTTAAGAAAGGCCTCCATGCATTGGAAATGGATCTTTCTGCCCCATAGCCCAGTCTAATAGATATGACCAAACCAGTTCTCATCAGCTTTAAACTTTGCCCCTATGTCCAAAGATCTGTCATCAACCTACTCGAAAAAAAAGTGGATTACGATATCAAGTACATTGACCTCGCAAACAAACCCGATTGGTTTTTAAAGATATCACCTTTTGGAAAAGTTCCCGTCTTACAAGTAGGAGACGATGTGATTTTCGAATCCGCAGTCATCAATGAATATCTAGATGAAACAAGCACACCTGCCCTCCATCCGAAAGACCCCATTCAAAAAGCAAAACACCGCTCCTGGACAGAATTTGCAAGTGCCCTTCTCGTGGACCAATATGGATGGACCATGGCCAAAGAAAAATCGGACTCCGATAAAAAACGCGAAGAGCTCCTTTCCAAATTCAAAATTCTAGAAGCTGGTTTGCCGGCGTTGGAAAGCAAAACACTGTATTTTGCCGGAGAGAAAATGCACTTAGTGGACACTGCTTTTGCCCCATTTTTTATGAGGTTACAATTTTTGGCAGACCACAAACCGGAACTCTACTTACTAAAAGATTTTCCTAAAATTACAAAATGGAGTGAAACTCTACTTTCATTGCCATCGGTAAAGAATTCTGTTTTACCGGAAGTGCCTAAAGAATATCTTGAATTTATCAAAGCCCACCATTCCTGGATGGGAGGAATACTATAGGATGACAATCCCAGAAATCCAAAAGAAAATTGAAGATGGCCTACCCGGCTCTAAAGTGGAAATTCTTGATCCCTATCGGGACGGAGTCCATATCAAGGCAGTGGTTACCTTTTCTGGTTTTTCCGGCAAAGGTCTCATTGAACAACACCGTATGGTGTATGCCACTTTGAAAGATGAATTAAAAGAAGAAATCCATGCATTGGCATTGGAAACTAGGAGCGAATAACCATGGAACAAGAGTTAAAGGATAAAATTGAATCCTTAATCAAATCAGAAAACGTGTTTCTATTTATGAAAGGAACACCGGAAATGCCACAATGTGGATTTTCTGCAGGAGTTGTCACAACTCTCAAACAACTCGGAATCCCTTTTGGATCATTTAATGTTCTTTCTGATATGAAAATCAGAGAAGGAATCAAAGAATTCACAAACTGGCCTACCATTCCACAACTCTATATCAAGGGTGAATTTGTGGGTGGTCATGACATCACCATACAAATGGCTCAGTCCGGTGAACTGACAAAAAAAGCAGGATAATTTCGAATGATTCGCCTCTACCAATATGATACTTGCCCCTACTGCCAAAGAGTGATTCGC
Encoded here:
- a CDS encoding LysR family transcriptional regulator; the encoded protein is MISNIRDLDDLKTFVFVVQDRSFTQVAARLGVTKAAVAKRIQGLEKLWNTQLFYRNTRKVIPTREADLIFQKVIAVLESVKELENSLTNKDELEGTLRVTCVSSMSQNFISEIIDKFQEENPKITIQLIVTDSLLDLMEESIDIGIRVGMEVPSGLLGTELFKNRISIVASPSYIKAHKPILSPKDLETHNLLYLDLHKVLHFSGTNLSLNDVSRIRNFLSNDAASLVQMGIKGKGVLIRSFWDIEEAVQSGKLIPILGGYPLENFGNVWAVHPNNRTPSRRMMVFRNFLESECSLRFNQ
- a CDS encoding zinc-binding alcohol dehydrogenase family protein; this encodes MRTIAAVYDHKENKPVLRSLEKEKEPLGEFDVRVQVMAISVNPVDYKIRNSISLENPGPRILGWDAAGVVTELGAKVSTLKLGDEVFYAGDIKRPGSNAEFQVVDEWIVGKKPKNLNFKEAASLPLTTITAYESIFDKLKLDPFTKKNILIVAGGGGVGSIAIQILKQKTKANVIATASRDESITWVKSLGADLVVNPNKDYMEQIQTLGLNGVHEVLLFSDPKDHFENLAKVLLPFGNICSIVESGSPLNMNLLKSKSNGYLNEFMFTRSMFQTEDRIRQKQLLEEIAGLVEKGKIIPTNQVDLGEMTEESLNKAHELLQTGKTIGKIVLGGMRK
- a CDS encoding MauE/DoxX family redox-associated membrane protein; translation: MNAIETNGITLASLVLRIAIGANLLGHGIVRMGNKYEIFRDWIKTLFSDTPLPSVLIYTMGYIIPPMELVLGVLIILGWNTKWSLVLASLLMCSLIFGMCLLEKWEIVGIQMIYMVCYFLALSSIENQILSIDSFLKTRNL
- a CDS encoding dihydrolipoyl dehydrogenase, with protein sequence MKEYDIIVIGAGAGTKLVTPPSKIGKRVAVFEKETPGGTCLNRGCIPSKMVIYPSELIRLSEGTEKFPVFFKEKPVADVTQIFQRVNETVKQDSDSIPIAYDKNPNIDYYPKQVRFIDNRILSDGKETYTAKHIFIVTGTRPNIPEIPGLKETPFWTSREALSPDKFPKSLIIIGAGFISLELGAAYQAYGCQVTGLTRTDVLRSADGEIKNELNKHLPFPIESHYQIEKIEHKDGLFTVTGKTADGKSTIHSAERLLVATGIRPNTDDLGLEHTKIQTNSSGYIQVSDTLETTEPGIYAFGDVIGRYFFRHSANFEGEYLFDHLYGTKTNLPIHYPPMPEAVFTHPQIASVGFTEEELIQKQIPYYKGVNPYSSSATGMARMSDSGFVKVLVSKETEQVIGAHIIGDEAANLIHQILLGMYLKAKLDDYLGMIYIHPAISEITRNAFRKVKEEKLKGTK
- a CDS encoding endonuclease, with product MYSDSEEKFTKESKPQKEFDFQKAKRVLKRFYKKVGTDFYCGCKFSEDSEVQGRLKIDFESCGLNSRKDNHRQTWIEWEHIVPAHSFGSTRECWIKKDCESNGKLVRGRKCCQVTDPEFNKIEADLHNIVPVPGEINADRGIFSYGEIEGEERNYGLCDFEINFKEQTAEPKPNIRGDIARTYFYMEWKYGIAVPENRRELYESWNKLDPPDTFEIRKNEIIEKIQKVKNPFID
- a CDS encoding BolA family protein, producing MASETKESRLSRMEKILKEKFRPSSLSLRDVSLEHAGHPGMTKDSKETHFRLQMVSSLFSGKSTVENHRLVYAELGEEFKKGLHALEMDLSAP
- a CDS encoding SDR family NAD(P)-dependent oxidoreductase, with the translated sequence MNTGLKDKKVLVTGSTKGIGFQTALGFAKEGAEVFIHGRSDKAVEAAISEIKSILADAKLGGVSADLATEEGIQKLTKQIPDLDVLVNNAGYFEPKPFFEISREDWKKMYETNVLSGAELTQNYLQGMLKRNSGRIIFVSSESALNIPVEMVHYGMSKTAQLSIARGSAEVCKGTNVTVNSVLPGPTLSEGVEEFIDALAKEKGKSKDEMARDFIRENRPSSLAGRFAKPEEIANVIVFLASDLASMINGASVRADGGVYKSI
- a CDS encoding BolA/IbaG family iron-sulfur metabolism protein is translated as MTIPEIQKKIEDGLPGSKVEILDPYRDGVHIKAVVTFSGFSGKGLIEQHRMVYATLKDELKEEIHALALETRSE
- a CDS encoding glutathione S-transferase family protein, which translates into the protein MTKPVLISFKLCPYVQRSVINLLEKKVDYDIKYIDLANKPDWFLKISPFGKVPVLQVGDDVIFESAVINEYLDETSTPALHPKDPIQKAKHRSWTEFASALLVDQYGWTMAKEKSDSDKKREELLSKFKILEAGLPALESKTLYFAGEKMHLVDTAFAPFFMRLQFLADHKPELYLLKDFPKITKWSETLLSLPSVKNSVLPEVPKEYLEFIKAHHSWMGGIL
- a CDS encoding ABC transporter permease, with product MWKQNFTALHTIVRREWIRIIRIWVQTLIPPVITMALYFLIFGELVGRQIGKIGDFTYIEFIVPGLIMMSVITNSYNNVVSSFFSSKFQRNIEELLVSPTSPYTIVIGYTFGGVVRGIFVGILVTLTSLFFTNLRFHNPFVIVITILMTSILFSLGGFANALFAKKFDDVTIIPTFILTPLTYLGGVFYSIKNLPEFWQTVSFCNPILYMVNLFRYGFIGVTDVNLYFSFGFITLLSGLLFWINVRLMKIGYGIRN
- a CDS encoding rhodanese-related sulfurtransferase, with product MKKFLFNRYDKETLKKRVESDTRERRVISFYRYVKIEDPLQFRDQLYDAFEDLGILGRIYLAKEGINAQFSIPTENYDLLRTAVDSIPELNQIYFNDAVEDKKESFIKLAIKVRKKIVADGLDDSQFDPSDVGTHLTPLEFHDALQEPGVIVVDLRNNYESEVGHFENAILPDVGTFREELPLVEDLLKEDKDKKILLYCTGGIRCEKASAYLKYKGYSKVHQLQGGIINYAKAVQDAGVPSKFKGKNFVFDDRLGERVTDDILTVCYVCGKPSDRHTNCANLGCHVLLVQCEDCSKELLGCCSEECKNIILLPEETQKNLRKENIKNKKYPTHHLTRKLVGK
- a CDS encoding ABC transporter ATP-binding protein, which encodes MQKYAIELEGLEKTYGSGVKALRSIDLKVEAGDFFALLGPNGAGKSTTIGILSSLINKTGGKVKIFGTDIDTQPDLAKSFLGIVPQEFNFGIFEAVEQILINQAGFYGIPYKEAKEKVEYYLEKLSLIDKRKSAAGQLSGGMKRRLMIARALVHDPKLLILDEPTAGVDIEIRRSMWDFLKELNQAGKTIILTTHYLEEAESLCKNIAIIDKGEIVENTSMKKLLHRLDKETFIIDLKKSIKSKPMSKKFSWEWLDDHSLEVQLDKKESVNQLFTELTKLNLEVLSLRNKSNRLEELFLSLTGKN
- the grxD gene encoding Grx4 family monothiol glutaredoxin gives rise to the protein MEQELKDKIESLIKSENVFLFMKGTPEMPQCGFSAGVVTTLKQLGIPFGSFNVLSDMKIREGIKEFTNWPTIPQLYIKGEFVGGHDITIQMAQSGELTKKAG